The Takifugu flavidus isolate HTHZ2018 chromosome 17, ASM371156v2, whole genome shotgun sequence genome contains a region encoding:
- the pfkpa gene encoding ATP-dependent 6-phosphofructokinase, platelet type isoform X5 yields the protein MAQPDGKKIFFENLSGAGKAIAVLTSGGDAQGMNAAVRAVVRMGLYVGAKVYFIHEGYQGMVDGGDNIREASWESVSSMLQVGGTVIGSARCKEFRTHEGRLKAAHNLVQRGITNLCVIGGDGSLTGANLFREEWSGLLTELVEQGLIEQDSVQKYSALHIVGMVGSIDNDFCGTDMTIGTDSALHRIIEVVDAIMTTAQSHQRTFVLEVMGRHCGYLALVSALACGADWVLIPEMPPEDGWEDKMCQKLSALVVKNLGFDTRVTILGHVQRGGTPSAFDRILASRMGVEAVLALLETTANTPACVVSLCGNQSVRLPLMECVEMTQEVQKAMDEKRFEEAVKLRGRSFENNLKTYKLLAHRKPESDLPHSNFNVAVLNVGAPAAGMNAAVRSAVRVGISEGHKVFAVSDGFEGFYKGQIKEIKWADVGGWTGQGGSLLGTKRTLPAKHVDKIAAQMRQHNINALLIVGGFEAFESLLQLFEARATYEEFCIPMCMVPATISNNVPGTNLSIGADTALNAIVETCDRIKQSASGTKRRVFIIETMGGYCGYLASVGGLAAGADAAYIYEEPFDIRDLQANVEHLTEKMKTSIQRGLVLRNENSNENYTTDFIYQLYSEEGKGVFDCRKNVLGHMQQGGAPSPFDRNFGTKISAKAMQWVTRKLGETFRQGRVFANSEDSCCLLGMRRRALVFQPVVQLKGETDFIHRIPKEQWWLKLRPLMKILAKYKTSYDVSDSGQLEHVVHNRPKELDASVAM from the exons ATGGCGCAGCCGGACGGCAAGAAGATCTTTTTTGAGAACCTGTCTGGAGCCGGGAAAGCTATCGCGGTCCTGACGAGCGGAGGGGATGCTCAAG gtATGAACGCCGCTGTTCGCGCTGTCGTCCGAATGGGCTTGTACGTAGGAGCAAAAGTATATTTTATTCACGAG GGATATCAGGGCATGGTGGACGGTGGAGACAACATCAGAGAAGCCTCGTGGGAAAGTGTCTCCAGCATGCTACAAGTG GGTGGAACTGTGATCGGCAGCGCCCGCTGTAAAGAGTTCCGCACCCACGAGGGCCGTCTGAAGGCCGCTCACAACCTGGTGCAGCGCGGCATCACCAATCTGTGCGTGATCGGCGGAGACGGCAGCCTGACGGGAGCCAACCTGTTCAGGGAGGAATGGAGCGGGCTGCTGAccgagctggtggagcagg GCCTGATCGAGCAGGATTCGGTTCAGAAATATTCGGCCCTCCACATCGTGGGCATGGTTGGCTCCATCGACAACGACTTCTGCGGAACCGACATGACCATCGGGACGGACTCGGCGCTGCACAGAATCATCGAGGTGGTCGACGCCATCATGACGACGGCCCAGAG TCACCAGCGGACCTTCGTGCTGGAGGTGATGGGCAGGCATTGTGG CTACCTGGCTCTGGTGAGTGCTCTGGCCTGTGGAGCCGACTGGGTCTTGATTCCAGAAATGCCTCCAGAGGACGGCTGGGAGGACAAGATGTGTCAAAAGCTCTCTGCG CTTGTTGTCAAAAATTTGGGTTTTGACACACGAGTGACCATTCTGGGACAcgtgcagagaggaggaaccccTTCTGCTTTTGACCGCATCCTG GCCAGTCGTATGGGCGTGGAGGCGGTTCTCGCCCTCCTGGAGACCACAGCCAACACGCCCGCCTGCGTGGTCTCGCTGTGCGGCAACCAGTCGGTGCGACTGCCTCTGATGGAGTGTGTGGAGATG ACTCAGGAGGTCCAGAAGGCAATGGACGAGAAGCGGTTCGAGGAGGCGGTGAAGCTTCGAGGCAG GAGTTTTGAAAACAACCTAAAGACCTACAAGCTCCTGGCTCATCGTAAACCAGAGTCCGACCTGCCTCAT AGCAACTTCAATGTGGCTGTGTTGAACGTGGGCGCTCCTGCGGCGGGCATGAACGCTGCTGTCCGTTCAGCCGTCCGGGTGGGAATCTCTGAGGGACACAAGGTGTTTGCCGTCAGTGACGGCTTCGAGGGATTCTACAAAGGACAG ATAAAGGAGATTAAATGGGCTGATGTTGGAGGATGGACAGGACAGGGTGGATCTCTACTGGGGACCAAAAG GACCCTTCCTGCGAAGCACGTCGACAAAATTGCTGCGCAGATGCGACAGCACAACATTAATGCTCTGCTTATTGTGGGCGGATTTGAG GCGTTTGAgagtctgctgcagctgtttgaggcTCGCGCCACCTACGAGGAGTTTTGCATACCCATGTGTATGGTGCCCGCCACCATCAGTAACAATGTACCCGGCACCAATCTGAGTATTGGGGCAGACACCGCCCTCAACGCTATCGTGGAG ACTTGCGACCGCATCAAGCAGTCGGCCAGTGGAACCAAGAGGCGCGTGTTCATCATCGAGACCATGGGCGGTTACTGCGGGTACCTGGCCAGCGTCGGGGGCCTGGCCGCCGGAGCCGACGCCGCCTACATCTACGAGGAGCCGTTTGACATCAGAGATCTGCAG GCCAACGTTGAACACTTGACAGAGAAAATGAAGACCAGCATCCAAAGAGGACTGGTGCTCAG GAACGAGAACTCCAATGAAAACTACACTACTGACTTCATCTACCAGCTGTATTCTGAGGAGGGTAAAGGAGTGTTTGACTGCAGGAAGAATGTGCTGGGACACATGCAGCAG GGCGGCGCTCCATCTCCATTTGACCGTAACTTTGGCACCAAGATCTCTGCCAAGGCCATGCAGTGGGTGACCAGGAAGCTGGGGGAGACCTTCAGACAAG GACGCGTCTTTGCCAACAGCGAGGACTCCTGCTGCCTGCTGGGAATGCGTCGCAGGGCTCTGGTCTTCCAACCCGTCGTGCAACTCAAGGGCGAGACTGACTTCAT TCACAGGATCCCTAAAGAGCAGTGGTGGCTGAAGCTGCGTCCTCTGATGAAGATCCTGGCCAAGTACAAAACCAGTTACGACGTGTCGGACTCAGGACAGCTGGAGCACGTCGTCCACAACCGGCCTAAAGAGCTGGACGCCTCGGTAGCCATGTGA
- the pfkpa gene encoding ATP-dependent 6-phosphofructokinase, platelet type isoform X4: MAQPDGKKIFFENLSGAGKAIAVLTSGGDAQGMNAAVRAVVRMGLYVGAKVYFIHEGYQGMVDGGDNIREASWESVSSMLQVGGTVIGSARCKEFRTHEGRLKAAHNLVQRGITNLCVIGGDGSLTGANLFREEWSGLLTELVEQGLIEQDSVQKYSALHIVGMVGSIDNDFCGTDMTIGTDSALHRIIEVVDAIMTTAQSHQRTFVLEVMGRHCGYLALVSALACGADWVLIPEMPPEDGWEDKMCQKLSANRAGKKRLNVIIVAEGAIDRSNTPITTDYIKDLVVKNLGFDTRVTILGHVQRGGTPSAFDRILASRMGVEAVLALLETTANTPACVVSLCGNQSVRLPLMECVEMTQEVQKAMDEKRFEEAVKLRGRSFENNLKTYKLLAHRKPESDLPHSNFNVAVLNVGAPAAGMNAAVRSAVRVGISEGHKVFAVSDGFEGFYKGQIKEIKWADVGGWTGQGGSLLGTKRTLPAKHVDKIAAQMRQHNINALLIVGGFEGFLSLLELLTARGKYEEFCVPMVMVPSTVSNNVPGSDLSIGADTALNAITSTCDRIKQSASGTKRRVFIIETMGGYCGYLASVGGLAAGADAAYIYEEPFDIRDLQANVEHLTEKMKTSIQRGLVLRNENSNENYTTDFIYQLYSEEGKGVFDCRKNVLGHMQQGGAPSPFDRNFGTKISAKAMQWVTRKLGETFRQGRVFANSEDSCCLLGMRRRALVFQPVVQLKGETDFIHRIPKEQWWLKLRPLMKILAKYKTSYDVSDSGQLEHVVHNRPKELDASVAM; the protein is encoded by the exons ATGGCGCAGCCGGACGGCAAGAAGATCTTTTTTGAGAACCTGTCTGGAGCCGGGAAAGCTATCGCGGTCCTGACGAGCGGAGGGGATGCTCAAG gtATGAACGCCGCTGTTCGCGCTGTCGTCCGAATGGGCTTGTACGTAGGAGCAAAAGTATATTTTATTCACGAG GGATATCAGGGCATGGTGGACGGTGGAGACAACATCAGAGAAGCCTCGTGGGAAAGTGTCTCCAGCATGCTACAAGTG GGTGGAACTGTGATCGGCAGCGCCCGCTGTAAAGAGTTCCGCACCCACGAGGGCCGTCTGAAGGCCGCTCACAACCTGGTGCAGCGCGGCATCACCAATCTGTGCGTGATCGGCGGAGACGGCAGCCTGACGGGAGCCAACCTGTTCAGGGAGGAATGGAGCGGGCTGCTGAccgagctggtggagcagg GCCTGATCGAGCAGGATTCGGTTCAGAAATATTCGGCCCTCCACATCGTGGGCATGGTTGGCTCCATCGACAACGACTTCTGCGGAACCGACATGACCATCGGGACGGACTCGGCGCTGCACAGAATCATCGAGGTGGTCGACGCCATCATGACGACGGCCCAGAG TCACCAGCGGACCTTCGTGCTGGAGGTGATGGGCAGGCATTGTGG CTACCTGGCTCTGGTGAGTGCTCTGGCCTGTGGAGCCGACTGGGTCTTGATTCCAGAAATGCCTCCAGAGGACGGCTGGGAGGACAAGATGTGTCAAAAGCTCTCTGCG AACCGAGCAGGGAAGAAAAGGCTGAATGTCATAATTGTAGCCGAAGGGGCGATTGATCGTAGCAACACGCCCATTACCACTGACTATATCAAGGAT CTTGTTGTCAAAAATTTGGGTTTTGACACACGAGTGACCATTCTGGGACAcgtgcagagaggaggaaccccTTCTGCTTTTGACCGCATCCTG GCCAGTCGTATGGGCGTGGAGGCGGTTCTCGCCCTCCTGGAGACCACAGCCAACACGCCCGCCTGCGTGGTCTCGCTGTGCGGCAACCAGTCGGTGCGACTGCCTCTGATGGAGTGTGTGGAGATG ACTCAGGAGGTCCAGAAGGCAATGGACGAGAAGCGGTTCGAGGAGGCGGTGAAGCTTCGAGGCAG GAGTTTTGAAAACAACCTAAAGACCTACAAGCTCCTGGCTCATCGTAAACCAGAGTCCGACCTGCCTCAT AGCAACTTCAATGTGGCTGTGTTGAACGTGGGCGCTCCTGCGGCGGGCATGAACGCTGCTGTCCGTTCAGCCGTCCGGGTGGGAATCTCTGAGGGACACAAGGTGTTTGCCGTCAGTGACGGCTTCGAGGGATTCTACAAAGGACAG ATAAAGGAGATTAAATGGGCTGATGTTGGAGGATGGACAGGACAGGGTGGATCTCTACTGGGGACCAAAAG GACCCTTCCTGCGAAGCACGTCGACAAAATTGCTGCGCAGATGCGACAGCACAACATTAATGCTCTGCTTATTGTGGGCGGATTTGAG GGCTTCCTGTCATTGCTGGAGTTGTTAACAGCACGCGGGAAGTATGAAGAGTTCTGTGTTCCCATGGTGATGGTCCCATCCACCGTCTCCAACAATGTCCCGGGCTCAGACCTCAGCATCGGCGCTGACACGGCCCTGAACGCCATCACTTCT ACTTGCGACCGCATCAAGCAGTCGGCCAGTGGAACCAAGAGGCGCGTGTTCATCATCGAGACCATGGGCGGTTACTGCGGGTACCTGGCCAGCGTCGGGGGCCTGGCCGCCGGAGCCGACGCCGCCTACATCTACGAGGAGCCGTTTGACATCAGAGATCTGCAG GCCAACGTTGAACACTTGACAGAGAAAATGAAGACCAGCATCCAAAGAGGACTGGTGCTCAG GAACGAGAACTCCAATGAAAACTACACTACTGACTTCATCTACCAGCTGTATTCTGAGGAGGGTAAAGGAGTGTTTGACTGCAGGAAGAATGTGCTGGGACACATGCAGCAG GGCGGCGCTCCATCTCCATTTGACCGTAACTTTGGCACCAAGATCTCTGCCAAGGCCATGCAGTGGGTGACCAGGAAGCTGGGGGAGACCTTCAGACAAG GACGCGTCTTTGCCAACAGCGAGGACTCCTGCTGCCTGCTGGGAATGCGTCGCAGGGCTCTGGTCTTCCAACCCGTCGTGCAACTCAAGGGCGAGACTGACTTCAT TCACAGGATCCCTAAAGAGCAGTGGTGGCTGAAGCTGCGTCCTCTGATGAAGATCCTGGCCAAGTACAAAACCAGTTACGACGTGTCGGACTCAGGACAGCTGGAGCACGTCGTCCACAACCGGCCTAAAGAGCTGGACGCCTCGGTAGCCATGTGA
- the pfkpa gene encoding ATP-dependent 6-phosphofructokinase, platelet type isoform X3, translated as MAQPDGKKIFFENLSGAGKAIAVLTSGGDAQGMNAAVRAVVRMGLYVGAKVYFIHEGYQGMVDGGDNIREASWESVSSMLQVGGTVIGSARCKEFRTHEGRLKAAHNLVQRGITNLCVIGGDGSLTGANLFREEWSGLLTELVEQGLIEQDSVQKYSALHIVGMVGSIDNDFCGTDMTIGTDSALHRIIEVVDAIMTTAQSHQRTFVLEVMGRHCGYLALVSALACGADWVLIPEMPPEDGWEDKMCQKLSANRAGKKRLNVIIVAEGAIDRSNTPITTDYIKDLVVKNLGFDTRVTILGHVQRGGTPSAFDRILASRMGVEAVLALLETTANTPACVVSLCGNQSVRLPLMECVEMTQEVQKAMDEKRFEEAVKLRGRSFENNLKTYKLLAHRKPESDLPHSNFNVAVLNVGAPAAGMNAAVRSAVRVGISEGHKVFAVSDGFEGFYKGQIKEIKWADVGGWTGQGGSLLGTKRTLPAKHVDKIAAQMRQHNINALLIVGGFEAFESLLQLFEARATYEEFCIPMCMVPATISNNVPGTNLSIGADTALNAIVETCDRIKQSASGTKRRVFIIETMGGYCGYLASVGGLAAGADAAYIYEEPFDIRDLQANVEHLTEKMKTSIQRGLVLRNENSNENYTTDFIYQLYSEEGKGVFDCRKNVLGHMQQGGAPSPFDRNFGTKISAKAMQWVTRKLGETFRQGRVFANSEDSCCLLGMRRRALVFQPVVQLKGETDFIHRIPKEQWWLKLRPLMKILAKYKTSYDVSDSGQLEHVVHNRPKELDASVAM; from the exons ATGGCGCAGCCGGACGGCAAGAAGATCTTTTTTGAGAACCTGTCTGGAGCCGGGAAAGCTATCGCGGTCCTGACGAGCGGAGGGGATGCTCAAG gtATGAACGCCGCTGTTCGCGCTGTCGTCCGAATGGGCTTGTACGTAGGAGCAAAAGTATATTTTATTCACGAG GGATATCAGGGCATGGTGGACGGTGGAGACAACATCAGAGAAGCCTCGTGGGAAAGTGTCTCCAGCATGCTACAAGTG GGTGGAACTGTGATCGGCAGCGCCCGCTGTAAAGAGTTCCGCACCCACGAGGGCCGTCTGAAGGCCGCTCACAACCTGGTGCAGCGCGGCATCACCAATCTGTGCGTGATCGGCGGAGACGGCAGCCTGACGGGAGCCAACCTGTTCAGGGAGGAATGGAGCGGGCTGCTGAccgagctggtggagcagg GCCTGATCGAGCAGGATTCGGTTCAGAAATATTCGGCCCTCCACATCGTGGGCATGGTTGGCTCCATCGACAACGACTTCTGCGGAACCGACATGACCATCGGGACGGACTCGGCGCTGCACAGAATCATCGAGGTGGTCGACGCCATCATGACGACGGCCCAGAG TCACCAGCGGACCTTCGTGCTGGAGGTGATGGGCAGGCATTGTGG CTACCTGGCTCTGGTGAGTGCTCTGGCCTGTGGAGCCGACTGGGTCTTGATTCCAGAAATGCCTCCAGAGGACGGCTGGGAGGACAAGATGTGTCAAAAGCTCTCTGCG AACCGAGCAGGGAAGAAAAGGCTGAATGTCATAATTGTAGCCGAAGGGGCGATTGATCGTAGCAACACGCCCATTACCACTGACTATATCAAGGAT CTTGTTGTCAAAAATTTGGGTTTTGACACACGAGTGACCATTCTGGGACAcgtgcagagaggaggaaccccTTCTGCTTTTGACCGCATCCTG GCCAGTCGTATGGGCGTGGAGGCGGTTCTCGCCCTCCTGGAGACCACAGCCAACACGCCCGCCTGCGTGGTCTCGCTGTGCGGCAACCAGTCGGTGCGACTGCCTCTGATGGAGTGTGTGGAGATG ACTCAGGAGGTCCAGAAGGCAATGGACGAGAAGCGGTTCGAGGAGGCGGTGAAGCTTCGAGGCAG GAGTTTTGAAAACAACCTAAAGACCTACAAGCTCCTGGCTCATCGTAAACCAGAGTCCGACCTGCCTCAT AGCAACTTCAATGTGGCTGTGTTGAACGTGGGCGCTCCTGCGGCGGGCATGAACGCTGCTGTCCGTTCAGCCGTCCGGGTGGGAATCTCTGAGGGACACAAGGTGTTTGCCGTCAGTGACGGCTTCGAGGGATTCTACAAAGGACAG ATAAAGGAGATTAAATGGGCTGATGTTGGAGGATGGACAGGACAGGGTGGATCTCTACTGGGGACCAAAAG GACCCTTCCTGCGAAGCACGTCGACAAAATTGCTGCGCAGATGCGACAGCACAACATTAATGCTCTGCTTATTGTGGGCGGATTTGAG GCGTTTGAgagtctgctgcagctgtttgaggcTCGCGCCACCTACGAGGAGTTTTGCATACCCATGTGTATGGTGCCCGCCACCATCAGTAACAATGTACCCGGCACCAATCTGAGTATTGGGGCAGACACCGCCCTCAACGCTATCGTGGAG ACTTGCGACCGCATCAAGCAGTCGGCCAGTGGAACCAAGAGGCGCGTGTTCATCATCGAGACCATGGGCGGTTACTGCGGGTACCTGGCCAGCGTCGGGGGCCTGGCCGCCGGAGCCGACGCCGCCTACATCTACGAGGAGCCGTTTGACATCAGAGATCTGCAG GCCAACGTTGAACACTTGACAGAGAAAATGAAGACCAGCATCCAAAGAGGACTGGTGCTCAG GAACGAGAACTCCAATGAAAACTACACTACTGACTTCATCTACCAGCTGTATTCTGAGGAGGGTAAAGGAGTGTTTGACTGCAGGAAGAATGTGCTGGGACACATGCAGCAG GGCGGCGCTCCATCTCCATTTGACCGTAACTTTGGCACCAAGATCTCTGCCAAGGCCATGCAGTGGGTGACCAGGAAGCTGGGGGAGACCTTCAGACAAG GACGCGTCTTTGCCAACAGCGAGGACTCCTGCTGCCTGCTGGGAATGCGTCGCAGGGCTCTGGTCTTCCAACCCGTCGTGCAACTCAAGGGCGAGACTGACTTCAT TCACAGGATCCCTAAAGAGCAGTGGTGGCTGAAGCTGCGTCCTCTGATGAAGATCCTGGCCAAGTACAAAACCAGTTACGACGTGTCGGACTCAGGACAGCTGGAGCACGTCGTCCACAACCGGCCTAAAGAGCTGGACGCCTCGGTAGCCATGTGA
- the pfkpa gene encoding ATP-dependent 6-phosphofructokinase, platelet type isoform X1 — translation MAQPDGKKIFFENLSGAGKAIAVLTSGGDAQGMNAAVRAVVRMGLYVGAKVYFIHEGYQGMVDGGDNIREASWESVSSMLQVGGTVIGSARCKEFRTHEGRLKAAHNLVQRGITNLCVIGGDGSLTGANLFREEWSGLLTELVEQGLIEQDSVQKYSALHIVGMVGSIDNDFCGTDMTIGTDSALHRIIEVVDAIMTTAQSHQRTFVLEVMGRHCGYLALVSALACGADWVLIPEMPPEDGWEDKMCQKLSATRSRGTRLNIIIVAEGAIDRHGKPITSSFVKDLVVKNLGFDTRVTILGHVQRGGTPSAFDRILASRMGVEAVLALLETTANTPACVVSLCGNQSVRLPLMECVEMTQEVQKAMDEKRFEEAVKLRGRSFENNLKTYKLLAHRKPESDLPHSNFNVAVLNVGAPAAGMNAAVRSAVRVGISEGHKVFAVSDGFEGFYKGQIKEIKWADVGGWTGQGGSLLGTKRTLPAKHVDKIAAQMRQHNINALLIVGGFEAFESLLQLFEARATYEEFCIPMCMVPATISNNVPGTNLSIGADTALNAIVETCDRIKQSASGTKRRVFIIETMGGYCGYLASVGGLAAGADAAYIYEEPFDIRDLQANVEHLTEKMKTSIQRGLVLRNENSNENYTTDFIYQLYSEEGKGVFDCRKNVLGHMQQGGAPSPFDRNFGTKISAKAMQWVTRKLGETFRQGRVFANSEDSCCLLGMRRRALVFQPVVQLKGETDFIHRIPKEQWWLKLRPLMKILAKYKTSYDVSDSGQLEHVVHNRPKELDASVAM, via the exons ATGGCGCAGCCGGACGGCAAGAAGATCTTTTTTGAGAACCTGTCTGGAGCCGGGAAAGCTATCGCGGTCCTGACGAGCGGAGGGGATGCTCAAG gtATGAACGCCGCTGTTCGCGCTGTCGTCCGAATGGGCTTGTACGTAGGAGCAAAAGTATATTTTATTCACGAG GGATATCAGGGCATGGTGGACGGTGGAGACAACATCAGAGAAGCCTCGTGGGAAAGTGTCTCCAGCATGCTACAAGTG GGTGGAACTGTGATCGGCAGCGCCCGCTGTAAAGAGTTCCGCACCCACGAGGGCCGTCTGAAGGCCGCTCACAACCTGGTGCAGCGCGGCATCACCAATCTGTGCGTGATCGGCGGAGACGGCAGCCTGACGGGAGCCAACCTGTTCAGGGAGGAATGGAGCGGGCTGCTGAccgagctggtggagcagg GCCTGATCGAGCAGGATTCGGTTCAGAAATATTCGGCCCTCCACATCGTGGGCATGGTTGGCTCCATCGACAACGACTTCTGCGGAACCGACATGACCATCGGGACGGACTCGGCGCTGCACAGAATCATCGAGGTGGTCGACGCCATCATGACGACGGCCCAGAG TCACCAGCGGACCTTCGTGCTGGAGGTGATGGGCAGGCATTGTGG CTACCTGGCTCTGGTGAGTGCTCTGGCCTGTGGAGCCGACTGGGTCTTGATTCCAGAAATGCCTCCAGAGGACGGCTGGGAGGACAAGATGTGTCAAAAGCTCTCTGCG ACCCGTTCCAGGGGCACGAGGCTGAACATAATCATAGTAGCAGAGGGCGCCATTGACAGGCACGGGAAGCCTATAACGTCTAGTTTTGTCAAGGAT CTTGTTGTCAAAAATTTGGGTTTTGACACACGAGTGACCATTCTGGGACAcgtgcagagaggaggaaccccTTCTGCTTTTGACCGCATCCTG GCCAGTCGTATGGGCGTGGAGGCGGTTCTCGCCCTCCTGGAGACCACAGCCAACACGCCCGCCTGCGTGGTCTCGCTGTGCGGCAACCAGTCGGTGCGACTGCCTCTGATGGAGTGTGTGGAGATG ACTCAGGAGGTCCAGAAGGCAATGGACGAGAAGCGGTTCGAGGAGGCGGTGAAGCTTCGAGGCAG GAGTTTTGAAAACAACCTAAAGACCTACAAGCTCCTGGCTCATCGTAAACCAGAGTCCGACCTGCCTCAT AGCAACTTCAATGTGGCTGTGTTGAACGTGGGCGCTCCTGCGGCGGGCATGAACGCTGCTGTCCGTTCAGCCGTCCGGGTGGGAATCTCTGAGGGACACAAGGTGTTTGCCGTCAGTGACGGCTTCGAGGGATTCTACAAAGGACAG ATAAAGGAGATTAAATGGGCTGATGTTGGAGGATGGACAGGACAGGGTGGATCTCTACTGGGGACCAAAAG GACCCTTCCTGCGAAGCACGTCGACAAAATTGCTGCGCAGATGCGACAGCACAACATTAATGCTCTGCTTATTGTGGGCGGATTTGAG GCGTTTGAgagtctgctgcagctgtttgaggcTCGCGCCACCTACGAGGAGTTTTGCATACCCATGTGTATGGTGCCCGCCACCATCAGTAACAATGTACCCGGCACCAATCTGAGTATTGGGGCAGACACCGCCCTCAACGCTATCGTGGAG ACTTGCGACCGCATCAAGCAGTCGGCCAGTGGAACCAAGAGGCGCGTGTTCATCATCGAGACCATGGGCGGTTACTGCGGGTACCTGGCCAGCGTCGGGGGCCTGGCCGCCGGAGCCGACGCCGCCTACATCTACGAGGAGCCGTTTGACATCAGAGATCTGCAG GCCAACGTTGAACACTTGACAGAGAAAATGAAGACCAGCATCCAAAGAGGACTGGTGCTCAG GAACGAGAACTCCAATGAAAACTACACTACTGACTTCATCTACCAGCTGTATTCTGAGGAGGGTAAAGGAGTGTTTGACTGCAGGAAGAATGTGCTGGGACACATGCAGCAG GGCGGCGCTCCATCTCCATTTGACCGTAACTTTGGCACCAAGATCTCTGCCAAGGCCATGCAGTGGGTGACCAGGAAGCTGGGGGAGACCTTCAGACAAG GACGCGTCTTTGCCAACAGCGAGGACTCCTGCTGCCTGCTGGGAATGCGTCGCAGGGCTCTGGTCTTCCAACCCGTCGTGCAACTCAAGGGCGAGACTGACTTCAT TCACAGGATCCCTAAAGAGCAGTGGTGGCTGAAGCTGCGTCCTCTGATGAAGATCCTGGCCAAGTACAAAACCAGTTACGACGTGTCGGACTCAGGACAGCTGGAGCACGTCGTCCACAACCGGCCTAAAGAGCTGGACGCCTCGGTAGCCATGTGA